The nucleotide sequence ACCAGCAATGTGTTCTTTACTTTGTAACGAATTGCCTTATATGATTGTgaaacaagttttttaaaatacttttatCATTGTTATATTTCGAAAGTAACTTTCGtcttggttaaaaattttttatgtttttttgtacgtgtatttttaaatttcgtatttttttactttttaaatcggTTATTCTTAGAAATTCAACTATCGATGATCAGCAAATGTAATATTTATACATTGTATCGTTTTTATAATGcatttcttttttgtaaatatacacatgtttttttttcgaattttattctaTAAATTAATTACACGGAGAAAAAATTCGCATGGCATTCCTTCCAGTTTCTCTTACGATATTCGATGATGTCAGACAACCACCGTTTATAATTGTTGACTAAGGGCAAAGATGTATAAATGTGAGAAAATCGCGAATCAACGTTTTCGTAACCTTGAAGAAAATCATCCAAGTCATTGAAATAGAACTGCGGCAGCGGATATCGATATTTATCGCGTTTTGTGCAACTAATCTCGTCATTGTGGCAGATGTTCGAGATAAGATTATTATCATGCAAATTCTCTATATCTGATTCTTGAACTAAATCACGTTGATCTCTAAATGCGTTTCTTTTTAATGTATCGCAGTAGCATTCGTTGAATGTAGCTCGACGACGTTGATTTACAGCTGTCCCATGAGAATGAAGCGATGTAACCTGAAGTTTTTTTCTGTCGCGAGTTTCCGGTTTCTTCATTGGAAAAGAATCGAAACAATTTCGATGACGGTATGGATTTTTCTGAGTCGAcatcctgcaaaaaaaattatcgaaaatataaaaaaattcggATGTTGTCGCAGTCGGTAGGACTCGAACCTACGCTCCCAGAGGGAATCTGATTTCTAGTCAGACGCCTTAACCACTCGGCCACGACTGCTGCACCGTAGAGGGGTCGAAATTCGAATACATTAGCTTTCACTAAATTACTCGTTCagattatttcaaataattagtCTACGTAAGCTAAAATGAGGTTTATTTTACCTTAAATCAATTGCAGTGGTTTCGGAAAAGAAGTGATAATGGTTGACGTTTGCCTAATCTAATTTTAGTCTGTAAGTACTGGCTGAAACTGAAAAGTACAGAAATGGCCGGATTTACCAAACTGTCGTTTGTTGATTGATTaatcttcatttcattttcatacaAAGGTATAATCAAGGCCAATACCGTTTATTTTCAAGGtgctttatttttgatttcttaacCATGGTAACCTACTGAATCGAGGAAAAGCTAAGGGAAAACAAACTGATAAGAAATCAAGGACAATTTCCCCCTCCACTTTCATTGCCGAATGAGTTGAGAGCTGATGCTTGAGCACGTGGTCGTGTAATCAACGACCAACAGGttgaaaaacattacaaatcatattatttcgtattattttcaatattttccggTCTCATCTctcattttataataatttcacCATGTATTACGTACAGAATGAAATTACAACATTTCTCATTTCCTTGATTCTAGGTACattttgatgaataataatttctcaaaattactaCACATTGAAACGACATACTTTTCATAaagtaaatttaataaataagaCACGTTCCGTAAAAATTTATTCCTAAATAAATAACtcaactaaaaattttggtacgaataaaaaatgcataagaaaatataggtacataaatcaCAAGAATAATTCTTTGATGAGAAAAACATGGCATTGGATAAACATTAATTGACATGATGAATAACATAATTTAACTAAGTATGTATAACTATTCAAATTTACTCAGCAACTTGGAATACATTTCAGCATACTCGGAATCCGGTTCAGAACTTCGTAAACAGTATTTGACTATATTTAGCtgcaaagtaaaaaaaatacgtagatgaactaatttgaaatcaaatttttagaaaagaatacactagatttttttcaatttaccgcCGGAGTTTTATCGACGTAGTTGTGCTTATTAGCCAAATTCCACAAATTAATCGATAATTTAGCTACATCTATACTGCGTATATCTGCTCTCAGCATGATGCACATAAATAGTTCTATCGCAAGTTCAGCCTAAAATGCATAAAagaaatacataataattttcaaaaaatgaaaaaggagaATTTTAAGGTACGTAAtaagtttgattttaaatttcaactcacttGCTTCCTAACTTCCTCACTATCGCCTATTAATTTTAAATGAGTCAAGATCTGCTTCAACAATACTGTGGAAATGGTTTCTACTTCTTCTCGAAATTGTAAATCAGATGCATACAGGATATCGTTTGAATcgactaaaataaaaaatatgtttataaatttgaaatacagTTTTGAATTACAAAGAATCAGATAATTTTTACCATTGAAGAAATGATAGGGATAATAATCTTGATACTCGACACTCAACAAATGAAGAATATTCACAAATAGATGAATCTTCACGTAATTTGGTTCTTCCCAAGCATATTGTTTCACTACGTTAGCCAAAGTACGAACCAAAACTAAAGATCCATCGTCCGAAGGATTATcctaaaaatagaatttttttatgaaaatgaaaatatcgaaatcgatcaaaattcaattcatcgtGACACTCACCGGAGCAACCAATAAAATAGACATAAattctttgatataaggaattaAAATATTCTGAGTATgtttttcttctcctttttcTCCAATTACTTTGGGAACGTCGGCCACAGTATCGATAATGGCTTTAAAGTAAGCATCAGCTGTAATCAAACAAAATAAATCACAAACCAgtccaaaaattaaaaggaaTTTATGAATTAATTCAAATTACCTTGACCAAGACACTGATTGGCTAAGGTTGTTTGACACGATATTATGTATAGCTGAAGTCTAGTTAGAGGAGATGTTATTGATGGAATGGTAATAAAAGAATACGCAGCACAAGCTCGAACAAAATCAGATGTTTTTGAAGTGTGGCGTCCTTTGACAACTTTCAACGTTTCGAAAGCTAATTTATTCACACACTGAAAGATCACGAAAATTAGAATTTACTTGGAAATTCTTCAATATATTTACTCAATTCAGAAATTACTTGAACTAAGGTAGCATGAACGACATCCAGATTATAAAACGTGCCTCTAGCTTCTACGTAAAAATCTAATAACTGTTCGAAATCACGACCGAAATCTATTCTTCgaacaaaagttgaaatcagattGCTGATTTGCTTTTTCTCGTCTTCAACGGCAAGAGCACTGAAAACGACCTatttttagtaaacattcataAATTTATAGAAACAGATTTTTATGAACACTTACTTGATGGAATCGTGTAGAATCCGCGCAATATGCATTATATTGTTCAGTACTACTGTATCATTAACGAAAGTCTCATTACTACGTTTAACAAAAGCTTCCATCATAATTTTACACACGTTGACTTTCGACGTTTCCGAACGAAACAGATTTAAAAATGGTAACAAACTTTcctacaaaagaaaaaaaatcatctttcagTGGAAAATTAATGTTTGGCCGAATCGAAAGTTTGATGCACTTACAGTGATCACAAGTGACGTAAAATCTTCAATTCCATCACTCAAGTTTCTAATGACGCTTTCCAATTGAGCGTACATACGTTCGGTGAAGTTTCCTTTTGCTAAATATTTCTGAACATTGGTAAACAAATCATCTACTTTTGCAGCCtgtaaaataatataaatttacaaaaacttcaaaatagaaattatttttccaaaattagcgAATACAAGTTGCTTTAAATTACCGTAAAATGAGGCATACTCAATGGTATCCATTGATCAACAACTAACATATAATCAGCACCACTATCCACGTAATTAATCATAGGCCAAATATCCTTAATTACAGCCGGTTGCACATTACATGGATTTTCCTTCATGAACTCTTCATAATTTCGACCAAGATTCAACAACAATTTATACACGGGAacatctgaagaaaaaaaaattgtaagaatttGCAGATAAAATTATATgaatatgtaagtatatttaCTTAACTCACCTAGGTGATTCGCATTCcctattaatttcaaaaatttcggcCCATTTGTTGCAATATAATATGGTTTTGATGCGGTTAACAGTAAATAGAGTAATATTGCGctaataaaacaaatttttcaattaatagaGTATTATTTGAATTTGGAATAACCTCGAGAAGTGAATTACACAATTACTTGTCATTATCTTCATCAAAATAAGATACCCATTGTGAATGAACGTTATCAAGTTCTAAATCCGATACACCTGAAAGTATACCTTGAAACATCCACTGCATCGGTGGCATACAAGATTCTACGTACTTCGGAAATTCTAACGTTaaacgtaaatttttacaactggcgtaaatctggaaaaaattatttttttttagcaatattaAGCACACGAAAATAATTCCGATATGAGGAACGTACTTTGGCTGTCATTTGAAGAACAGATTCGAaattatcattgaaaaatttataatcttCGGCTCCAAACTTCAAAGCTACACGACAAACGTAGCAGCGTAAATACATCGAAACTATTGGATCACCGACACCGTTGATCATTTCAGAGATTCTCCTTAATATTTCGCCATTTTTTCTACAATGAAGAAATCGAATATTAGAAAAGAATAATTATGtaactattaaaaaaattcaatgaattaAATTCATACCCGCTAGTTATGAAGGCGTAAGACCTGAGCAAAGCTAATTCTACGTAAAGCCTCGGTATCAATTCTCTGATTGATGCTATTTTATAGAACCAATTGTGACACGTTTCTTGGGCTGCATCGGGTACCATATCGAGGGTAAAATTAtcagggaattttttcaaatttttaccgaATAACTGATTATACCTGTAATAATTACGgttataaaaacaaaatgaataatctCGAGCTCGAGCATCTCGTGAAttatacataattttaaaattacccagTCATTACGCATTTTTCCTTCAGTCTTTGGTATACAAGATCGCCAAAAGTATCGAGAATTTCAGTGATGTGACAGTATTTAACGGGATAGAACCAATAAGCGTAAGAATCTGATAGTAATTTGGAGCactgaaaagaaaacaaaccatTACAACGAAGTAATCTCAATTCTATCTAAATGAACGTCAAATTCAACATTTCGTACCTGTATCACAATTTTTAAAGCTCTGACACGTTGATCTTCGTTCCAAGCTCGAATAACCTCCTTATGAAATTTATCTATTCGCCGACAATAATCCTGAGGGTGAATAtcatttatttcgaaaataatacCATCTTCATAATCATCGGGACGGTTCGGTTTTCCTTTCAGTAAAGATGTACCTAGAGTAACAGTTTTATATTGgcttcttgtaaaaaaataaatatatatatacagACTAAACCGGTAATACGTACCTTTATCTTGTAACGAAAAGCAACTAGTCATTGTTAGAATTTCACTGGAATTGAATTTCGATAACATAGATTCTTTTTTAGAGTTCCACGATTCTAGTCCTCTGAATTTTACATTGTCTGTCACACTGTTATCTAATTCATCCTAAGAAATACCAGTTGAACGATTCTCGTAATCAGTGAGTATTGaatacttgaaaaaacaaatttgtgcACAAAAACGTACATCTTCATCTTCAGCTTGAGCTTGAGCTTGTTTTTGAAACATACTCAGCGGATCATTTCCCTCCAACATACGATCTAATGGATCCATCGCATCGTAGGTGAACTTGTTAGTTGACTGAACAGGTGGCTGATTCAGTAAAGTAGGTTTTTCTACTGTCGTATGAGTACGATTCTAGagtaaatttacgaaaattggATGAATTACTCGTTAAATAAAGGTGAATACAAAATACAACTTGACAAGCATATAAAATTACTTTGTTTGAGAACCGTTGTAGAGGATGATTCGAAACTTCTTCGCGAACCAATCGTATCCTTTGGTCTACCTTGGTCGACGATTTTCTGCATTTCCTGTatttaaaatgtaaaagaaATACTGTTAATCTGTACAATAATGTATTATTATTCAACCTAAATACATGAAAATCACTCACCAGGTAATATTTTGTTGAGACATTGTGTTTCCGGAGACACACAACTACTTGAAATCGAATCAACTATGActatgaacgaaaaaatatttttgtgatgtagaacattattttgaaattaatttcctcAATTAAACATAAAGTTTTAATCgactttattcaattttgagacaTTGATCCAAAATTAATAGCcgcaaaacctcaaaaaaattgaagggtgatgtgtttattttgaaatattgataaGATTTGAAGTTGAAGTTGATAAGAAATCAGTTTAGGTAAATTGAACAACATAAAAGTAATGATTCGAAATTAATTTGTGGTAAACCTCACGGGTAATTCCCGGTAATTACGCTCGTTGTGTCTCTCTCCTCGTGTGTACGTGATGTACGAGTATTCTTGTTATGATATTCGAAGCGTTAAGATGTAATAATTATAttccttgttattttttttttttataataaacgttATTAATTGTTCGTTAATTGTTAATATGTTTCCTACATATTTCAGAAGTGGTCGAATGTGCGTCAACGAAgtgttttgaataattgaaagtGTGTTTTTGTGTGTTGTTCGCGATTTCTGCCGAAAGCATGgtcaaaacgaaacgaaatcaaTCGCCACCTTTTTCTCCATCGAAAGTGGACCTCTCAATGAATACCGTTAGCGAAATCGTCCAAGCAGCTAGCAGCGCAGTGCTACTGCCGGAAATATCGAAGTTTACGGGTGAGGTGTCTGCTACTGAAGCAAAAGAATGGTTGAAAAGCGTCGAAAATCAAGGCCTGATCGGTGGTTGGAATAACCTACAAAAGCTGGAAACTGCGAAGCGATTACTTACGAAAGCAGCCAAAAGTTGGTATCTACTCAATGCGGACGATATCAAATCGTGGTCCGATTTTCGAAGTTGTTTTTGGGAAACGTTTATTGGCGAAGATGATGGAAACGTGGTTGACAAGTGGGAACGTTTCTCCGCGCGATGTCAACAAGATAACGAATCATCAATCGAATACATCTTCGATAAGCTGCGTTTAGCTAAAGATGTTGGTGCATCCGTTGCAGAATCGAAAAATGCTGTTTGTGCTGGGTTTAAGTCCGAAGATATGGCGAATTATCTACGTATTTACGATTATTCGAAAGCTGCCGATTGGAGCAAACGACTTCGTGAATTTGAATCTAGTAAATCGAAACCTGACGTTGCTGAAAGTGAAAACGAAAAACCGGTTGTTCCTGATCCTGAAACGAAAAAGTCCGAATCCGTCCTTCTGGTCAATACAGCGTTAGGTGTTGATCgtgaaaaatatgtgaaaacgGCTGTTATCAACGGAAAAACGATTTCGGGAGCGTTGATCGATAATGGTAGTAGCGTATGTGTGATGCGAGCGTCAACTGCAGTCACCCTGTGCGAAACTATTCAACCCCCTTCGAATACGAGAATTTTCGGCGTTGGTAATTTGGAAAACGGATCGGAAGTACTTGGTAAAATCGTAGGTACGGTCTCAGTCGATGGTGTGGCAGTACCCGAAACGGAAATTCTAATCCTCCGTGATAATGCGTTACCTGTTCCTCTCGTCATTGGCTGTTCTTGGATCGAAAACCCGAATGTTGCGATGATCAAGTGGAAAGATCAATTTATCATCACACAGGCGAATCGTGTGTCGTTAAACGAAAATAGTGTCGTGTTTAGTGCCGAAAAATCGCCGTGTAACATCGTTGAAACGTCTGTCAACTTCGTTCGAGTCGAAAACGCcggcaaaattgctgaaaagagTGAAATTCGTGTTCGTAATCGGAAAAGGAAGCGAAAACCAGTTCGTGAAAAATCGTTTATTGTTAGTGATAAGCGCGATAATTgtcgtttttgtttttcggAGGAAAATTGTACCATTTCCCCGGAGTTGCGTTCGCCGAAATTTCGTAAAAAGTGCGTGAATCGGTGTGTTGAGGACAACACACACTGCAGAATGGCCGAGTGTGGTAAACCTCACGGGTAATTCCCGGTAATTACGCTCGTTGTGTCTCTCTCCTCGTGTGTACGTGATGTACGAGTATTCTTGTTATGATATTCGAAGCGTTAAGATGTAATAATTATAttccttgttattttttttttttataataaacgttATTAATTGTTCGTTAATTGTTAATATGTTTcctacataattttaaaaaatttacgatgaatgaaatcatgaattattgaatatttttacttttattgcGCGTTTATTTGATTCTGCTTTATTTTGAATATGAAATTAATATTCTAAAGAGTCTAATTCTAATTACATACATATTAATGATGAtgtttaatgatgaaaaattcgtaaatttactgaaaaaaatattgggtaGGTTGCCTAGGTTCTTCCTTTTGCcacagttttcgaaaaaaagttacctatataaaattttccaactcacAAGGAAACCTCTCCCCTCATAACCAAAAACTGGAGAATATTGGACAAAAAATACTCCCCAAGAAAACGACTCCAATCGAGTATAAACGCTTCAagcaactcgattttcagctgcgatgaattaattttcatggcttctggagaaattttaaaattctggagaaatctaaaatcacgCTGGAGTCTTCAGAATGACCGGGAAGGGTGAAATTCGATTGGAAGGGGAGTTTCAGAActaatttccattattttcactcgatatattttcatttttttttttttttttttaaatcataaaccACCTAAaacagtgaatttttaattttcaaaaatttgccacaaattgaaaaatcaatttgggcagttgaaattttggttatgatgGTGCAAATATTTTGATAGGAACATACTTGGTGTagttgattcaaaaatttatgaacgTCCAAGTTCGGTTTATACTCGTTATCTCGTCATGTCTTCcaagaaatcataaaaatgaaaaaaatccatatttttcatttctgtactTATCTAAGTACTCAAAATTACTCACAAGATCGAACATTTTGCTTCCTTTTTTGGTAATGAAGTAATCGTCATTTCATCtcgtaataataaaaataaaccataAGCAAGTAAAGGTAACTGCACAAAGTTAATTGACGATAGCGAGTGATTTGATTATGCCTCGTCATGAACTCATTATTGGCCATGAGTAAACGTCTGATTGTAACTTAGTGAATATCTCCACCTACAAATACATAGCCTAATATCTACTCAATGTAAAGTTTGAAATGTtcagtttcataaaaatatgaAGAGCACATTTCCGTTTACTTCCtatcagggatggaagagccgggagcgagccggagccagagtctgaaagagccggattttttgaggagctagagccagagccaagagccaaataaatgaaagtgcagaaaaacgaaaaacatcaagagctctcttgcaaaagagctccttattttactcaagagagccatcatcataaagagtctttaacctgga is from Planococcus citri chromosome 1, ihPlaCitr1.1, whole genome shotgun sequence and encodes:
- the LOC135832140 gene encoding VPS35 endosomal protein-sorting factor-like, with product MSQQNITWKCRKSSTKVDQRIRLVREEVSNHPLQRFSNKNRTHTTVEKPTLLNQPPVQSTNKFTYDAMDPLDRMLEGNDPLSMFQKQAQAQAEDEDDELDNSVTDNVKFRGLESWNSKKESMLSKFNSSEILTMTSCFSLQDKGTSLLKGKPNRPDDYEDGIIFEINDIHPQDYCRRIDKFHKEVIRAWNEDQRVRALKIVIQCSKLLSDSYAYWFYPVKYCHITEILDTFGDLVYQRLKEKCVMTGYNQLFGKNLKKFPDNFTLDMVPDAAQETCHNWFYKIASIRELIPRLYVELALLRSYAFITSGKNGEILRRISEMINGVGDPIVSMYLRCYVCRVALKFGAEDYKFFNDNFESVLQMTAKIYASCKNLRLTLEFPKYVESCMPPMQWMFQGILSGVSDLELDNVHSQWVSYFDEDNDNAILLYLLLTASKPYYIATNGPKFLKLIGNANHLDVPVYKLLLNLGRNYEEFMKENPCNVQPAVIKDIWPMINYVDSGADYMLVVDQWIPLSMPHFTAAKVDDLFTNVQKYLAKGNFTERMYAQLESVIRNLSDGIEDFTSLVITESLLPFLNLFRSETSKVNVCKIMMEAFVKRSNETFVNDTVVLNNIMHIARILHDSINALAVEDEKKQISNLISTFVRRIDFGRDFEQLLDFYVEARGTFYNLDVVHATLVQCVNKLAFETLKVVKGRHTSKTSDFVRACAAYSFITIPSITSPLTRLQLYIISCQTTLANQCLGQADAYFKAIIDTVADVPKVIGEKGEEKHTQNILIPYIKEFMSILLVAPDNPSDDGSLVLVRTLANVVKQYAWEEPNYVKIHLFVNILHLLSVEYQDYYPYHFFNVDSNDILYASDLQFREEVETISTVLLKQILTHLKLIGDSEEVRKQAELAIELFMCIMLRADIRSIDVAKLSINLWNLANKHNYVDKTPALNIVKYCLRSSEPDSEYAEMYSKLLSKFE